TCCTTTCTTTCCTCCGGATCCCGGTACGTTCTTAATAACAAAATCGGCACCTTTCAGATATTTCTTGGCGGTTTTCACAAACAGCCTGGCTGAGGTGTCGGTAGAGCCTCCGGCCTTTGAGGGGACGATAATTTTGATCGGTTTGGATGGATAGGAGGCCTGGGCCAGTCCGGAAAAGGCGAAGAACAGAATAGAAACAAGGGTCAGAAGTTTGCGCATAATTTTCTCCTAATGAATATTTTAGATGCCTTGGCGGCGTTTTCTTCTCCCTGGTATTAGAGGGAGAACGGGTTGAAGAACATTCTGGCAGGGTTGACCGCAAGGACTGTGCCATTTTTAAAGGAGAATTTATCGTCCTTGAATCACAGGGGATTTTTATTATTTTACAGTGTTGGGGAGATAGAGGTTTCCGTGGACGGGTCATGGATGACCGTTAATGAGTCATTGTTGACCCGTCATTTTTTCAGATTGAACTTCTGCATGCGGAGATAGAGTCTTTTGCGGGGAATGCCAAGCATTTTTGCTGTTCTTTCTATTTTTCCTCCATTTCTGGCAAGCGCTTCCTTGATGATTTTCTTCTCGTATTCCTGGACAAGATGATCAAAACCCAGATCAAAATGAACCTGGTCAATAGAATGAGCTGAGGGGTCTGCAAGATCCAGCTCTAGACCCAGGACAAGTTGCTGAGCGACGTTGCGCAGTTCTCTGACATTGCCGGGCCAGAAATAGTGTTCCAGCCTGTCCCGGGTGGCGGCATCAATCCGCACCTCTTTCTTCTGGAATTGCTTAGCTGTCTGTGAGATGAAATACTGGAGAATGAGCATTATGTCTTTTTTCCTTCTGCGAAGCGGTGGAATGGTGATCCTGGCCACATTCAATCTGTAAAAGAGATCCTCCCTGAAGGTACCTTTTCTGACTGCTTCTCTCAGGTCCACCTTTGAGGCGGCAATAATACGGAAATCAACCGGGATTGTCAGGTTTCCCCCAACCCGTTCGATAACTCTTTCCTGTACGGTTCGCAGAAGTTTAACTTGGATATCCAGAGGCATGGATTCAATTTCGTCAAGAAAAAGAGTCCCCCCCTGGGCCTGTTCGATTTTTCCTATTCGCCGTCTGGAGGCGGAAGTAAAAGCTCCTTTTTCATGTCCGAAAAGTTCACTCTCAACAAGATTTGCCGGAATAGCACCGCAGTTCAAGGGAATAAACCTTCCCGTGTGCCGGTGCCCGAGATCGTGGAGACAATTTGCTGCCAGTTCCTTGCCTGCTCCTGTCTCTCCAATGAGAAGAACATCGACGTCAATAACGGCAAGAGACAAGAGAATTCTGCGCATTTCCTGGACTTCATCTGAAATACCTATAATGCGTGTTTCTATGTCTGAATCGGTTTCCAGGCGATGTTTGAGTGAGCGATTTTCAAGGCCGAGTCGTCTTGTTTCAAGAGAGCGTCTGGCTACATCCAGGAGGTACTCAGGAGGAGCCGGCTTTTCAAGAAAATCATAAGCACCTGACTGCATGGCCTCAATGGCCATGGGAACATCGCCATGGCCGGTAAGGATAACAACTGGAATATCGGCCGAAATTTTCTTGATCTCATTCAACAATTGCAGACCACTCATCCCCGGCATCTTCACGTCGGTGATAACTGTCCCCATCCAGTCTTCATGAAGGAGAGGCAGGATTTTCTCAGCAGAGCTGAAAGTGGTGATCGAATATCCTTCCAGCTCAAATGTCTGCCGGCAGGCAAGGAGGATTTCCTCTTCATCGTCAACAAAAAAAATTTCACCTATTGGAATCATCTCTTACATCCTGGTTTTTTGGAGCGAAATGGAGAATCTTGTGAAACCGTTTTCATCCTGGCTGGCCACTATGGAACCACCGAATCCTTTAATGATGTTATAAGAGATCGACAGGCCGAGGCCAAGTCCCTTGCCGGCTTCCTTGGTTGTAAAAAACGGATCGAATACGGTTTGCATGTTTTCCGGTTCAATGCCCATGCCGTTATCAATAATTCCTGTAACCACTGAATCACTGGTTTCAGTCAACTCAATAATGATCTTTTTCTTCCCGTGTTCATTATTACTGACGGCATCGATGGCATTACTGATGACATTGACAAAAACCTGTTCAAGCCGGATGGAATCAGCATAGACAGCTATGCTGTCAGTAGCTGTTTTTCTCATAACGTCTACACCATTATTTTCGATCTTGACTGTAAGGAGTGTCAGGGCTCTATCAAGGACAGTTGCGATATCAACAGGTTTGAGTCTGTTTGTTCGCCAGCGGGAAAAAGTTTTCAAATGGGAGATCATCTTGGCCATCCGCTCTATGAGTTCGCCTATTTTTTCCAGGTTTTTTTCATGAATGTCAATAGCTCCTTTCTCCAGTAATTTTTTTGCGTTGTGTAGATAATAGCGCATTGCGGAAAGAGGTTGATTCATTTCATGGGCAATTCCGGCGGAGAGTTGTCCCAGCGCGGCCAGTTTTCCCGCCTGGACCAGTTCGTTCTGTACTTTTCGTCGTTCCTGGATCTCCTGTCGCAACCTGATATTGATTCTGCTTAAATGATCCGTTTTTTCCCTGACTCGTTTTTTGAGCAGTTGCTGGGCCTGCTCTCTTTCAGTTACATCGTGGACGGTGATCATCAGTCTGCTTCTTTTTCTCTGCCGGACTCTACTGATGGAGATATCTATCGGGAATGTCATGCCATCACTTTTTTGACCGGTGAAGGTAAACTGTCTTGTGGAATCTTTTTTATTTCTCAGGATTGCATCGCATGAGGTGATAAAACTGTCTCTGTCTTTTTTGTCAACAATTGTATAGAGAGAACCGCCTATCATGTCTTTTTCGTCAACCGTAAAGAGAGAAACCGCCATGGGATTAAAAAAATGAATGATCCCGTCCGGATTGGCAATTACCAGGCCAACGGCAGCGTTATCGATAATTGCCTTTGCGTTTGTCTCTTCCACTGTCAGAGCAGTATCTCTGAAGATCCGCAGAGCTGCGGCCATCCGCCCGATTTCATCATTTCCAGCTTCAGGAACTGCGTAGGTGAGATCACCTTCGGCTATGGCTTCCATACTTTTTCCAAGGGTTGCCAGGCGGGCGACAATGCTGCCTCTGACATAGAACCAGAGAACGGATCCAGCAATAAGAAGACTGAGACAGACCATACCGGCCAGCAGCCATCCGGCCTTTTTCATTGTTTGGTTTGAACGATTCATCGCGGCCAGTGTTTCCTGCTGGGTGGAATTGATTATTTCGTTGATGATATTTTTAAGTTTGCTGATAAAAAAATTGTTTTTTGCCAGTATATTCCGACTTTGTATACCGCCTCCCAGGATCCGGTTACGTATGGAAAAAAT
The DNA window shown above is from Desulfomarina profundi and carries:
- a CDS encoding sigma-54-dependent transcriptional regulator, giving the protein MIPIGEIFFVDDEEEILLACRQTFELEGYSITTFSSAEKILPLLHEDWMGTVITDVKMPGMSGLQLLNEIKKISADIPVVILTGHGDVPMAIEAMQSGAYDFLEKPAPPEYLLDVARRSLETRRLGLENRSLKHRLETDSDIETRIIGISDEVQEMRRILLSLAVIDVDVLLIGETGAGKELAANCLHDLGHRHTGRFIPLNCGAIPANLVESELFGHEKGAFTSASRRRIGKIEQAQGGTLFLDEIESMPLDIQVKLLRTVQERVIERVGGNLTIPVDFRIIAASKVDLREAVRKGTFREDLFYRLNVARITIPPLRRRKKDIMLILQYFISQTAKQFQKKEVRIDAATRDRLEHYFWPGNVRELRNVAQQLVLGLELDLADPSAHSIDQVHFDLGFDHLVQEYEKKIIKEALARNGGKIERTAKMLGIPRKRLYLRMQKFNLKK
- a CDS encoding ATP-binding protein gives rise to the protein MKIISLKTFPATIWTRLLLAFSTIAMITIIVGILSMLIFKHSEKLFQSIAKQHVQEVIQVTDFTKIGGEIIAVAPRLLSAPNDRVRTVIQRDIQSLLSRINNQIVLLNTASTGLKKELRKLASELRKNLEALQISVTSKLELERELNKKTERLRWLYADLIDEVDPLNQDYKYNFDAELEKLVDAVKERKSKISPDRLQANRHSKETIETIRSNGILLISLMIQVSTSNDFDQIKNLTSLSGDAITLLRYDINNLPGDASTLTLKQILDEIFFLAQGPHSIFSIRNRILGGGIQSRNILAKNNFFISKLKNIINEIINSTQQETLAAMNRSNQTMKKAGWLLAGMVCLSLLIAGSVLWFYVRGSIVARLATLGKSMEAIAEGDLTYAVPEAGNDEIGRMAAALRIFRDTALTVEETNAKAIIDNAAVGLVIANPDGIIHFFNPMAVSLFTVDEKDMIGGSLYTIVDKKDRDSFITSCDAILRNKKDSTRQFTFTGQKSDGMTFPIDISISRVRQRKRSRLMITVHDVTEREQAQQLLKKRVREKTDHLSRINIRLRQEIQERRKVQNELVQAGKLAALGQLSAGIAHEMNQPLSAMRYYLHNAKKLLEKGAIDIHEKNLEKIGELIERMAKMISHLKTFSRWRTNRLKPVDIATVLDRALTLLTVKIENNGVDVMRKTATDSIAVYADSIRLEQVFVNVISNAIDAVSNNEHGKKKIIIELTETSDSVVTGIIDNGMGIEPENMQTVFDPFFTTKEAGKGLGLGLSISYNIIKGFGGSIVASQDENGFTRFSISLQKTRM